One Etheostoma spectabile isolate EspeVRDwgs_2016 chromosome 12, UIUC_Espe_1.0, whole genome shotgun sequence genomic window carries:
- the kiaa0040 gene encoding uncharacterized protein KIAA0040 homolog yields MDGRAESIQDLFNQLWSFATAKHNQGVYNTVCLVVLLILPLLVLLTTLVVCCHCCCCRHANSCCGKDAMATVRSETKKKKNSTEDLWISVKTGPLTPDRVTLAME; encoded by the coding sequence ATGGATGGAAGAGCAGAAAGCATCCAGGATCTTTTTAACCAACTTTGGAGCTTTGCTACAGCAAAACACAACCAGGGGGTGTACAACACAGTCTGCCTGGTTGTCCTCCTAATTCTTCCCCTGCTGGTCCTCCTTACCACTTTGGTGGTGtgctgccactgctgctgctgtcgccATGCCAACAGCTGCTGTGGCAAAGACGCCATGGCAACCGTAAGgtcagaaacaaagaaaaaaaagaattccacTGAAGACCTTTGGATCTCTGTCAAGACGGGGCCGTTGACACCTGACAGGGTCACCCTGGCCATGGAGTag